The following are from one region of the Halogeometricum sp. S3BR5-2 genome:
- a CDS encoding ABC transporter permease gives MATQDSPRFDTVDWDEIASGGGREVTKSLAALGAILAGLAALFLYDLLAVPDRTATFAAVGWGYDVTRLDWLLALSLLFVGFYGVLPLYRNRRMTRYYWAEFKKNRPAVVSLAFLAVVFVGGILGPVVVSPPESELLRQFQPPVFMEIQRNYVIECVGEAAGGVCQGTWQHPLGTTPDGRDIFSMIVYGMQISMKVGLIATLMAVVIGASVGTVSAYAGGMVDEVLMRYVDIQQSFPTLVLYLLIIYTWDADLFTMVILFGLFSWEGTARYVRSNALAKTEEEYMKASRLSGAGTYHTIRRHLVPNTASSIITDATLLIPAFLLAEAQLSFLGLGDTSVASWGQLISIGRDHLSYAPWITLAPGLVLFLTILAFNFLGDALLDALNPEARAEAES, from the coding sequence ATGGCCACGCAAGACTCACCGCGGTTCGACACGGTCGATTGGGACGAGATAGCGAGCGGCGGCGGCCGGGAGGTGACGAAGAGCCTCGCCGCCCTCGGCGCGATACTCGCGGGACTCGCCGCGTTGTTCCTCTACGACCTCCTCGCCGTCCCCGACCGCACGGCGACGTTCGCCGCCGTCGGGTGGGGCTACGACGTGACGCGACTCGACTGGCTGCTCGCGCTCTCGCTGCTGTTCGTCGGGTTCTACGGCGTCCTCCCCCTGTACCGGAACAGGCGGATGACGCGCTACTACTGGGCGGAGTTCAAGAAGAACCGCCCGGCGGTCGTCAGCCTCGCCTTCCTCGCCGTCGTCTTCGTCGGCGGCATCCTCGGACCGGTCGTCGTCAGCCCCCCCGAGTCGGAACTGCTCCGGCAGTTCCAGCCGCCCGTGTTCATGGAGATTCAGCGCAACTACGTCATCGAGTGCGTCGGCGAGGCCGCCGGCGGCGTCTGTCAGGGGACGTGGCAGCACCCGCTCGGAACCACGCCCGACGGGCGCGACATCTTCTCGATGATCGTGTACGGGATGCAGATATCGATGAAAGTCGGACTCATCGCGACGCTCATGGCCGTCGTCATCGGCGCGAGCGTCGGCACCGTCAGCGCGTACGCCGGCGGGATGGTCGACGAGGTGCTGATGCGCTACGTCGACATCCAGCAGTCGTTCCCGACGCTCGTGCTCTACTTGCTCATCATCTACACGTGGGACGCCGACCTGTTCACCATGGTCATCCTGTTCGGCCTGTTCTCCTGGGAGGGGACCGCCCGGTACGTGCGGAGCAACGCGCTCGCGAAGACCGAAGAGGAGTACATGAAGGCCAGTCGTCTCAGCGGCGCCGGGACGTACCACACCATCCGGCGACACCTCGTTCCGAACACCGCGAGCAGCATCATCACCGACGCGACGCTCCTGATTCCGGCGTTCCTCCTCGCCGAGGCGCAGTTGTCGTTCCTCGGACTGGGCGACACGAGCGTCGCCTCGTGGGGCCAACTCATCAGCATCGGACGGGACCACCTCTCGTACGCGCCGTGGATCACGCTGGCGCCGGGACTGGTCCTCTTCTTGACCATCCTCGCGTTCAACTTCCTCGGCGACGCGCTGTTGGACGCGCTGAATCCCGAGGCGCGGGCGGAGGCGGAGTCGTGA
- the hpt gene encoding hypoxanthine/guanine phosphoribosyltransferase, with protein sequence MDQLRRSLLEAPIIEKGDYEYFVHPISDGVPMLEPGLLREIVIRIIRKADLEDVDKIVTPAAMGIHISTAVSLMTDIPLVVIRKRQYGLDGEVSLSQQTGYSENDMYINDVSAGDRVLVLDDVLSTGGTMCAVLDALKSTGADVVDTVAVIKKAGPNELDDTDHHVKTLINVTVEDGEVVIVDEDGDD encoded by the coding sequence ATGGACCAGTTGCGGCGGTCGCTCCTCGAAGCGCCGATAATCGAGAAAGGGGACTACGAGTACTTCGTCCACCCCATCAGCGACGGGGTGCCGATGCTCGAACCCGGCCTCCTCCGCGAGATAGTCATCCGGATCATCCGGAAGGCCGACCTCGAAGACGTCGACAAGATAGTGACGCCGGCGGCGATGGGCATCCACATCTCGACCGCCGTCTCGCTGATGACCGACATCCCCCTCGTCGTCATCCGCAAGCGCCAGTACGGCCTCGACGGCGAGGTATCTCTGAGCCAGCAGACGGGGTACTCGGAGAACGACATGTACATCAACGACGTGTCGGCGGGCGACCGCGTCCTCGTTCTCGACGACGTGCTCTCGACGGGCGGAACGATGTGCGCCGTGCTCGACGCCCTGAAGTCGACGGGCGCGGACGTCGTCGACACCGTCGCCGTCATCAAGAAGGCCGGCCCGAACGAACTCGACGACACCGACCACCACGTCAAGACGCTCATCAACGTCACCGTCGAGGACGGCGAAGTGGTCATCGTCGACGAGGACGGCGACGACTGA
- a CDS encoding amino acid permease has translation MKELERDLGLPSVLAISIGAMIGSGIFILPALALEIAGPMVILAYALAGLLVVPAALSKSEMATAMPEAGGTYIYIERGMGPLLGTIAGVGTWFSLSFKGALALVGGVPYLLLLFDLPLKPVALGLAAVLILINVVGAKQTGRLQVAIVVVMLAALGWFAAGSAPGVQSANYANFFGAGVGGLLAATGLVFVSYAGVTKVASVAEEVEDPGRNIPIGILGSLAFTTVLYVGIVAVLVGVTTPGSVAGSLTPVAVAAEATLGQAGVVAVILAAILALISTANAGILSSSRYPFAMSRDKLAPPSLSTVSDRFGTPVTSITLTGAVLLVLIAFVPILDIAKLASAFQILVFGLINLAVVAFREGSAEYEPEFTSPLYPWMQVFGAVTGALLLTQMGTVALVGAAVITVGSVGWYLFYVRPRVSREGAATDAVRRRVGRDVLAETETGIEDPSREVLVALTKNLDEGRERSLVAIAADLVRPDDGRVVVVRFEEVPDQAPLTDDVTVQSSDDISFETRMEGLSAELGVDVEADEIVSHDTKHAVVNFAENRGVDTVVAEHEPLRLRSRLFGDPIDWVVRHAPCDVLLVDNLGYDAPERIALSGDGGPYLPLAVNVTEALAAANGSGVSLWYPADRKDSHQYERTIEDYQSELSQMLSAPVRTESIRADGGRPSAPDLVVRRGTDERLRNALLDERPVIPTPGCTTITVYPRRSGRPRFARRLLERLTF, from the coding sequence GTGAAGGAACTGGAACGCGACCTCGGGCTTCCGTCCGTCCTCGCCATCAGCATCGGGGCGATGATCGGCAGCGGCATCTTCATCCTCCCGGCTCTCGCGCTCGAAATCGCGGGGCCGATGGTGATACTCGCGTACGCGCTCGCGGGCCTGCTCGTCGTGCCGGCCGCCCTCTCGAAGTCCGAGATGGCGACCGCGATGCCCGAGGCCGGCGGGACGTACATCTACATCGAGCGGGGGATGGGTCCGCTGCTCGGCACCATCGCCGGCGTCGGAACGTGGTTCTCCCTGTCGTTCAAGGGCGCCCTCGCGCTGGTCGGCGGCGTCCCGTACCTCCTCCTGCTGTTCGACCTGCCGCTGAAACCGGTCGCGCTGGGGCTGGCGGCGGTGCTGATACTCATCAACGTGGTCGGCGCGAAGCAGACCGGGCGGCTCCAGGTCGCCATCGTCGTCGTCATGCTCGCCGCCCTCGGCTGGTTCGCCGCCGGGAGCGCCCCCGGCGTCCAGTCGGCCAACTACGCCAACTTCTTCGGCGCCGGCGTCGGCGGCCTCCTCGCCGCGACCGGTCTGGTGTTCGTCTCGTACGCCGGCGTCACCAAGGTCGCGAGCGTCGCCGAGGAGGTCGAGGACCCGGGTCGGAACATCCCTATCGGGATACTCGGGTCGCTCGCGTTCACGACGGTCCTGTACGTGGGCATCGTTGCGGTGCTCGTCGGCGTGACGACGCCGGGAAGCGTCGCCGGGTCGCTGACGCCGGTCGCGGTCGCCGCGGAGGCGACGCTCGGTCAGGCCGGCGTCGTCGCGGTCATCCTCGCCGCCATCCTCGCGCTCATCTCGACGGCGAACGCCGGCATCCTCTCCTCGTCGCGGTACCCGTTCGCCATGAGCCGGGACAAACTCGCCCCGCCCTCGCTCTCGACGGTGAGCGACCGGTTCGGAACCCCCGTGACCTCCATCACGCTCACCGGTGCGGTGCTGTTGGTGCTCATCGCGTTCGTCCCCATCCTCGACATCGCGAAACTCGCCAGCGCCTTCCAGATACTCGTGTTCGGGCTCATCAACCTCGCCGTCGTCGCCTTCCGCGAGGGCAGCGCCGAGTACGAGCCCGAGTTCACGTCGCCGCTGTACCCGTGGATGCAGGTGTTCGGCGCCGTCACCGGGGCGCTCCTCTTGACCCAGATGGGGACGGTCGCCCTCGTCGGGGCGGCCGTCATCACGGTCGGGAGCGTCGGCTGGTACCTCTTCTACGTCCGGCCGCGGGTGAGCCGCGAGGGAGCCGCGACGGACGCGGTCCGCCGGCGCGTCGGCAGAGACGTGCTCGCGGAGACCGAGACGGGCATCGAGGACCCCTCCCGTGAAGTGCTCGTCGCGCTCACGAAGAACCTCGACGAGGGCCGCGAGCGCTCGCTGGTCGCCATCGCCGCGGACCTGGTCCGACCCGACGACGGCCGCGTGGTCGTCGTCCGCTTCGAGGAGGTCCCCGACCAGGCCCCGCTCACCGACGACGTGACGGTGCAGTCGTCCGACGATATCTCCTTCGAGACGCGGATGGAGGGGCTCTCGGCGGAACTGGGCGTCGACGTCGAGGCCGACGAGATAGTGAGCCACGATACGAAGCACGCCGTCGTCAACTTCGCGGAGAACCGAGGAGTGGACACGGTCGTAGCCGAGCACGAACCGCTCCGGCTCCGGTCCCGGCTGTTCGGCGACCCCATCGACTGGGTCGTCCGCCACGCCCCCTGCGACGTGCTCCTAGTGGACAACCTCGGGTACGACGCGCCGGAGCGCATCGCCCTCTCCGGAGACGGGGGGCCGTACCTCCCGCTGGCGGTGAACGTCACGGAGGCCCTCGCCGCGGCGAACGGCAGCGGCGTCTCGCTGTGGTATCCCGCCGACCGGAAGGACTCCCACCAGTACGAACGCACCATCGAGGACTACCAATCCGAACTCTCACAGATGCTCTCGGCTCCGGTCCGCACGGAGTCCATTCGGGCCGACGGCGGCCGCCCGTCGGCGCCGGACTTGGTGGTGCGCCGGGGGACCGACGAGCGACTCCGGAACGCGTTGCTCGACGAGCGTCCGGTCATCCCGACCCCCGGATGCACCACGATCACCGTCTATCCGCGCCGGTCGGGTCGGCCCCGGTTCGCGCGCCGGCTCCTCGAACGCCTCACGTTCTGA
- a CDS encoding ABC transporter permease has protein sequence MGLGWYIARRVAWSFVVTFIIVSVTWGLLTAAPNPEVQQAAQQAALAGDDPAEAQDRVRQLRGLDRPLHEQYIGYMTNIYTLNWGWSDSRAQPVTEAVTEALYYTVQYSVPWTLLVVTLGPLVGLYSSANQYSWKDHLATGFAFFGYAIPNFFFGIILLLIFGVELGWIPITYNTDVPVFSVENAIQLAIPVFVLVTGSIGGIMRVSRNESSEFMNADFVKTARAKGVSTYRIYARHVLRPTMVPLSTTMVAQLLALFTGSSILVEVVFSIPGLGRLLFRAIVAQDTSVVLGTSLFFVFVATIGNLLQDLVYTVLDPRISFDDR, from the coding sequence ATGGGACTCGGATGGTACATCGCTCGTCGGGTCGCGTGGTCGTTCGTCGTCACGTTCATCATCGTCTCGGTGACGTGGGGACTGCTCACCGCCGCGCCGAACCCCGAGGTACAGCAGGCGGCCCAACAGGCCGCGCTCGCGGGCGACGACCCCGCAGAGGCACAGGACAGGGTACGACAACTCCGCGGACTGGACAGGCCGTTGCACGAACAGTACATCGGCTACATGACCAACATCTACACGCTGAATTGGGGGTGGTCCGACTCCCGGGCGCAACCGGTGACGGAGGCGGTGACCGAGGCGCTGTACTACACCGTCCAGTACTCCGTCCCGTGGACGCTGCTCGTCGTCACGCTGGGACCGCTGGTCGGACTGTACTCCTCGGCCAACCAGTACTCCTGGAAGGACCACCTCGCGACGGGGTTCGCCTTCTTCGGCTACGCGATACCGAACTTCTTCTTCGGTATCATCCTCCTCCTCATCTTCGGGGTGGAGTTGGGCTGGATTCCCATCACGTACAACACGGACGTCCCGGTGTTCAGCGTCGAGAACGCGATTCAGCTCGCGATACCGGTGTTCGTGTTGGTGACGGGGTCCATCGGGGGCATCATGCGCGTCTCGCGCAACGAGTCCTCGGAGTTCATGAACGCCGACTTCGTGAAGACGGCGCGCGCGAAGGGCGTCTCGACGTACCGCATCTACGCGCGACACGTCCTTCGACCGACGATGGTCCCCCTCTCGACGACGATGGTCGCGCAGTTGCTCGCGCTCTTCACGGGGTCGTCGATACTCGTGGAGGTGGTGTTTTCGATACCCGGCCTCGGTCGGTTGCTGTTCCGCGCCATCGTCGCGCAGGACACGAGCGTCGTGCTCGGCACGTCGCTGTTCTTCGTGTTCGTCGCGACCATCGGAAACCTCCTGCAGGACCTCGTGTACACCGTACTGGACCCGCGAATCAGCTTCGACGATAGATAA
- a CDS encoding Lrp/AsnC family transcriptional regulator has protein sequence MKDGELDSVDRHILYYLQQDARATSSTDIAEKLGLSSSTVRTRLNKLEDSGIIRGYHVDIDYDLAGYPLYTKIICTAPVPDRDALANRARDIRGVTAVREIMTGERNVYVNAIGRNHDDLNRISKELDSMGLKIADEQLIRDEFICPYQGFLDEDEEAGLSGADGDA, from the coding sequence ATGAAAGACGGCGAACTGGACTCCGTCGACCGGCACATCTTGTACTACCTCCAACAGGACGCGAGGGCGACGTCGTCCACGGATATCGCGGAGAAACTCGGCCTGTCGTCGAGCACCGTCCGAACGCGGCTCAACAAACTGGAGGACAGCGGAATCATCCGCGGCTATCACGTCGACATCGACTACGACCTCGCCGGCTACCCGCTGTACACCAAAATCATCTGCACGGCGCCGGTTCCTGACCGGGACGCACTCGCGAACAGGGCGAGGGACATCCGCGGCGTGACGGCCGTCCGCGAAATCATGACCGGGGAACGCAACGTCTACGTGAACGCCATCGGACGGAACCACGACGACCTCAACCGCATCAGTAAGGAACTGGACTCGATGGGGCTCAAAATCGCCGACGAACAGCTGATCCGCGACGAGTTTATCTGTCCCTATCAGGGGTTCTTGGACGAGGACGAGGAGGCGGGGCTGTCCGGTGCGGACGGCGACGCCTAA
- a CDS encoding ABC transporter substrate-binding protein has protein sequence MYDRRGDDERRGMNRRAWLKALGVAGVTGLAGCSGDDGNASTGTESATATDGSELGTSEGTSTGMDELPEVSGTYRTDISGSLATLNPLYNNEQGAADVMSYALDLGYGFRPGTEYFPQLYDLTTDGGDVWVASLREGLQFGGDYGEVTAEDFVYQITELHQSDWAATADAPSWPSELNVERTGTYEFQIELPNPNPLYPETYDPLLYPIPKALLEPFVGEQDAQGLENNAELTELQFVEGGNLGAYSLESWNRSSNITFTRNENYYLREAEDVPDRFGNAPYFEELEVQVTQEQAARLGALEAGQTDSVAVPPNRVTEFDGMDGVDVYQIPQPFNEVCVYNMRDNGWTAGPGNLFQKKKFRQGLGCAVNKQALVQGVFRDYAQVQYTWQPQWSQWYPDESEIMQFGTGDLYGPEATRSRIREAISDTDYSYGNDGQLLTPSGDQVELSLYHSAGQNTERNMAQYIAQEFGDNAGIQVNVQAIDGTQFTNNYWQQQVPDDPSQYEWSNGPYNAGPREVTSANPWDMSVVFGLNTYPLNPTTASVFFSRDSSYNPYGYYPSWDAEELFQRANSAASEEELQPIFTEIFKNVAEDQPMGMLAFPADTVGYSAGIVGPAENFFSGWNFPTWYRNE, from the coding sequence ATGTACGACCGACGCGGCGACGACGAGCGAAGGGGGATGAACCGTCGGGCCTGGCTCAAAGCGCTGGGCGTGGCGGGCGTGACCGGACTCGCCGGCTGTAGCGGCGACGACGGGAACGCGAGCACGGGGACCGAGTCTGCGACCGCGACCGACGGCTCCGAACTGGGGACGTCGGAGGGGACGAGCACCGGGATGGACGAACTCCCGGAAGTCAGCGGCACGTATCGGACGGACATCTCGGGGTCGCTGGCGACGCTGAACCCGCTCTACAACAACGAGCAGGGCGCGGCGGACGTCATGTCCTACGCGCTCGATTTGGGTTACGGTTTCCGCCCCGGCACGGAGTACTTTCCCCAACTGTACGACCTGACCACAGACGGCGGCGACGTGTGGGTCGCCAGCCTCCGCGAGGGACTGCAGTTCGGCGGCGACTACGGCGAGGTGACCGCCGAGGACTTCGTCTATCAGATAACCGAACTCCACCAGAGCGACTGGGCCGCGACGGCGGACGCCCCCTCGTGGCCGAGCGAACTGAACGTCGAGCGGACGGGCACCTACGAGTTCCAGATCGAACTGCCGAACCCGAACCCGCTGTACCCCGAGACGTACGACCCGCTGCTCTACCCGATTCCCAAGGCCCTCCTCGAACCGTTCGTCGGCGAACAGGACGCCCAAGGACTGGAGAACAACGCGGAACTCACCGAACTCCAGTTCGTGGAGGGGGGGAACCTCGGCGCGTACTCGCTGGAGTCGTGGAACCGGTCGAGCAACATCACGTTCACCCGAAACGAGAACTACTACCTCAGGGAGGCCGAGGACGTGCCGGACCGCTTCGGCAACGCGCCCTACTTCGAGGAACTCGAAGTGCAGGTTACCCAGGAGCAGGCGGCCCGTCTGGGTGCGCTGGAAGCGGGACAGACCGACAGCGTCGCGGTGCCGCCGAACCGGGTCACCGAGTTCGACGGGATGGACGGCGTCGACGTCTATCAGATCCCGCAACCGTTCAACGAAGTCTGCGTCTACAACATGCGCGACAACGGCTGGACCGCGGGTCCCGGCAACCTCTTTCAGAAGAAGAAGTTCCGACAGGGACTCGGCTGTGCGGTCAACAAGCAGGCGCTCGTTCAGGGCGTGTTCCGCGACTACGCGCAGGTGCAGTACACCTGGCAGCCCCAGTGGTCGCAGTGGTACCCCGACGAGAGCGAAATCATGCAGTTCGGCACCGGGGACCTGTACGGCCCGGAGGCGACGCGGAGCCGGATTCGAGAGGCCATCTCCGACACCGACTACAGCTACGGTAACGACGGGCAACTGCTCACCCCGAGCGGCGACCAGGTCGAACTGAGCCTCTACCACAGCGCCGGGCAGAACACCGAGCGCAACATGGCCCAGTACATCGCACAGGAGTTCGGCGACAACGCCGGGATTCAGGTGAACGTGCAGGCCATCGACGGCACGCAGTTCACCAACAACTACTGGCAGCAGCAGGTGCCCGACGACCCGAGCCAGTACGAGTGGTCCAACGGGCCGTACAACGCCGGCCCCCGCGAAGTGACGAGCGCGAACCCGTGGGACATGAGCGTCGTGTTCGGCCTCAACACCTACCCGCTGAACCCGACGACGGCGAGCGTGTTCTTCTCGCGTGACTCCTCGTACAATCCGTACGGCTACTACCCCTCTTGGGACGCCGAGGAACTGTTCCAGCGGGCGAACAGCGCGGCCAGCGAGGAGGAACTCCAGCCCATCTTCACGGAGATATTCAAGAACGTCGCCGAGGACCAGCCGATGGGAATGCTCGCGTTCCCCGCCGACACCGTCGGCTACTCCGCCGGCATCGTCGGCCCCGCGGAGAACTTCTTCAGCGGCTGGAACTTCCCGACGTGGTACCGCAACGAGTGA
- a CDS encoding NAD(P)-binding protein produces the protein MTRSDTTQPSNGAEETAQPTHYVLGGAHVGTAIAERLRDRGHRVAVIDESYESQDVPGVTGDPTAVDVLSESGVTSDSTVIVATRSDRRNLLIAQLVRARFDGPRVIVFVHDPERRSLFTDAGHESFCVTTTLSDAVGEVV, from the coding sequence ATGACCAGATCAGACACCACCCAGCCGTCCAACGGCGCGGAAGAGACCGCACAGCCCACACACTACGTTCTCGGCGGCGCCCACGTCGGCACCGCCATCGCCGAGCGGTTGCGGGACCGCGGCCACCGAGTCGCCGTCATCGACGAGTCCTACGAGTCTCAGGACGTCCCCGGCGTGACCGGAGACCCGACGGCTGTCGACGTCCTCTCGGAGTCCGGAGTGACGAGCGACTCGACGGTCATCGTCGCGACGCGGTCGGACCGCCGGAACCTGCTCATCGCACAACTCGTCCGGGCCCGGTTCGACGGGCCGCGGGTCATCGTGTTCGTGCACGACCCCGAGCGGCGCTCGCTCTTCACGGACGCGGGACACGAGTCGTTCTGCGTGACGACGACGCTGTCCGACGCCGTGGGTGAGGTAGTGTGA